From one Planktothrix sp. FACHB-1365 genomic stretch:
- a CDS encoding ATP-binding protein, giving the protein MITTQSNSIVSSTIVILSIPILVGIFKPEVFQTLFNGSGFIPHGHCYLWKPGLVWMHVSSDVLIALAYFSISVTLVYFVHKSRREIPFHWMFLAFGAFIIACGMTHLMEVWTLWHPMYWLAGVIKVITAFVSVVTALALPPLVPEALALIESAHLSEQRHQNLKSANQKLETLYDQLKELDHLKTQFFANMSHELRTPLALILGPAEQLLASPELPQQHHKDIQIIERNARLLLKQVNDLLDVSKLAEGQMQLHYSSVDIAHLVRVMAANFDGFAQEQNIDFIVETPEVVLAEIDVEKMERILLNLLSNAFKFTPKGGKVYCGLSVSEKTDSPWGIIQVQDSGIGIAPELREEIFERFRQVDTGLSRQFGGTGLGLAIVKEFVELQGGFVTVQEAPEGGALFSVEFPLKISSEVGVELFTSTNMSNDSPIWSEKTIQPWLDELRTLIPNESLSQKISQPEKPLVLVVEDNPTMSQFVCTTLALDYNTATATNGEQGLQQALALHPDLIISDIMMPRMTGDELVHQIRTYPELNMIPIVMLTAKVDDESRVQLLREGAQDYLMKPFSVEELRARVSNWIIIKRTRELLQQELATQSVDLETLAQELALRKRELQIALKGLQQQTEELTQANQLKNEFLAIVSHELRTPLNVILGWLYLLRTRSLTPERSQAALETMERNAKALTKLIENLLDISNLLQGKTKINLMSVKLQAVIESVLKNFESVAITKGINLQVQVDESVSNVIGDPERLQQIVEHLLDNAIKFTPQGGQVKISLTTNSTQAFIQVQDTGQGIPEDSLSSIFESFRQADSSITRQHGGLGLGLAIVKQLVKLQHGSVQAESAGEGKGSTFTVTLPLRKSSYFAALNSNN; this is encoded by the coding sequence ATGATCACAACTCAATCTAATTCTATTGTTTCAAGTACGATTGTTATTCTATCGATTCCGATTCTGGTTGGCATCTTTAAACCAGAAGTCTTTCAAACCCTGTTTAATGGGTCTGGTTTTATTCCTCATGGTCATTGTTATTTATGGAAACCCGGACTGGTCTGGATGCACGTCAGTTCTGATGTTCTGATTGCTTTAGCTTATTTTTCCATTTCTGTCACATTGGTTTATTTTGTTCATAAATCTCGTCGAGAAATTCCCTTTCATTGGATGTTCTTAGCGTTTGGAGCCTTTATTATTGCTTGTGGAATGACTCATCTGATGGAGGTCTGGACACTTTGGCATCCGATGTATTGGTTAGCAGGAGTCATCAAAGTTATTACAGCCTTTGTTTCAGTGGTAACGGCGTTAGCATTACCGCCTTTAGTTCCCGAAGCTTTAGCTTTAATTGAATCGGCTCATTTATCAGAACAACGTCATCAAAATTTAAAATCGGCTAATCAAAAATTAGAAACCCTTTATGACCAACTCAAGGAATTAGATCACCTCAAAACGCAATTTTTTGCCAATATGAGCCATGAACTTCGGACTCCTTTGGCATTAATTTTGGGGCCAGCAGAACAGTTATTAGCTTCACCTGAACTTCCTCAACAACACCATAAAGATATCCAAATTATTGAACGGAATGCGCGTTTATTACTCAAACAAGTGAATGACCTGCTAGATGTCTCTAAATTAGCAGAAGGTCAAATGCAGCTTCACTATAGCTCTGTGGATATTGCCCATCTGGTGCGAGTGATGGCCGCAAATTTTGACGGATTCGCCCAGGAACAAAATATTGATTTCATTGTGGAAACACCAGAGGTTGTTCTAGCAGAAATCGATGTCGAAAAAATGGAACGTATTTTATTAAATTTACTTTCAAATGCTTTTAAATTTACACCGAAGGGAGGGAAAGTTTACTGCGGTTTATCTGTGTCTGAAAAAACAGATTCTCCTTGGGGAATTATACAAGTGCAAGATAGTGGAATTGGGATTGCGCCAGAACTCAGGGAGGAAATTTTTGAACGGTTTCGTCAAGTAGATACGGGGTTAAGTCGGCAGTTTGGAGGAACGGGATTAGGGTTAGCAATTGTTAAGGAATTTGTGGAACTTCAAGGGGGTTTTGTTACGGTTCAAGAAGCACCAGAGGGTGGAGCCTTATTTTCGGTAGAATTCCCGTTAAAAATTAGTTCTGAGGTTGGAGTTGAGCTTTTCACTTCTACTAACATGAGCAATGATTCCCCCATTTGGAGTGAAAAGACAATTCAACCTTGGTTAGATGAACTGCGAACCTTAATCCCTAACGAGTCCTTATCTCAAAAAATTTCTCAACCGGAAAAACCGTTAGTTTTGGTAGTCGAAGATAATCCAACCATGAGTCAATTTGTCTGTACGACTTTAGCATTAGACTATAATACAGCTACTGCTACTAATGGAGAACAGGGTTTACAGCAAGCCCTCGCCCTACATCCTGATTTAATTATTAGTGATATTATGATGCCACGAATGACTGGGGATGAACTGGTACATCAAATCCGAACTTATCCAGAACTAAATATGATTCCGATTGTGATGTTAACAGCTAAAGTGGATGATGAATCACGGGTACAATTATTACGAGAAGGCGCACAAGATTATTTAATGAAACCCTTTTCGGTAGAGGAATTAAGAGCCAGGGTTAGTAACTGGATTATCATTAAGCGAACAAGAGAGTTATTACAGCAAGAATTAGCAACTCAAAGTGTAGATTTAGAAACTTTGGCTCAGGAATTAGCGTTAAGAAAACGAGAATTACAAATTGCGTTAAAAGGACTTCAACAACAAACAGAAGAATTGACACAAGCTAATCAATTAAAAAATGAATTCTTAGCGATAGTTTCCCATGAATTAAGAACCCCATTAAATGTGATTCTGGGTTGGTTATATCTTTTGCGTACCCGTTCTTTAACTCCTGAACGTTCCCAAGCCGCCTTAGAAACGATGGAACGTAACGCTAAGGCTTTGACGAAGTTAATTGAGAATTTATTAGATATTTCTAATTTATTACAAGGCAAAACTAAAATTAATTTAATGTCTGTTAAGTTACAAGCGGTGATTGAATCTGTATTAAAAAACTTTGAATCTGTAGCAATTACCAAAGGAATTAATTTGCAAGTACAAGTGGATGAATCCGTTAGTAATGTCATTGGAGATCCAGAACGATTACAACAAATTGTAGAACATCTTTTAGATAATGCGATTAAGTTTACCCCTCAAGGGGGACAGGTTAAGATTAGTTTAACAACAAATTCAACTCAAGCTTTTATTCAAGTTCAAGATACAGG
- a CDS encoding histone deacetylase encodes MDLPIIFHPDYVVPLPPEHRFPMAKFRLLYELLLRDGVTDISQVHTPELPPQAWIEWVHDKDYVEGYCQGTLEPKAQRRIGLPWSPALARRTCIAVGGSILTAKLALSQGLACNTAGGTHHAFPSFGSGFCIFNDIAIATRVVQELGLAKTILIVDLDVHQGDATAVIFQNDPNVFTFSMHCEANFPAKKQISDLDVPLPIGMEDEEYLQTLADYLPDILSQVKPDLVFYDAGVDPHCEDRLGKLALTDTGLWRREMQVLSTCVSLGYPVAGIIGGGYSDDLEALVYRHSLLHRAASQVYHQYRL; translated from the coding sequence ATGGATTTACCGATCATTTTTCATCCTGATTATGTTGTTCCCTTACCGCCTGAACATCGGTTTCCGATGGCTAAGTTTCGTTTATTATATGAGTTATTATTGCGGGATGGAGTGACGGATATTTCTCAAGTTCATACCCCAGAATTACCGCCTCAAGCATGGATTGAATGGGTACATGATAAAGATTATGTAGAGGGGTATTGTCAGGGAACTCTTGAGCCTAAAGCACAACGTCGCATCGGTTTACCTTGGAGTCCGGCTTTAGCAAGACGAACTTGTATTGCTGTGGGGGGGTCAATTTTAACCGCAAAATTAGCGTTATCTCAGGGTTTAGCTTGCAATACGGCGGGAGGAACTCATCATGCGTTTCCCAGTTTTGGATCGGGATTTTGTATTTTTAATGATATCGCGATCGCTACTCGTGTGGTACAAGAGTTAGGACTGGCTAAAACAATATTAATTGTGGATTTGGATGTACATCAAGGAGATGCAACCGCCGTTATTTTCCAAAATGATCCGAATGTGTTTACTTTTTCAATGCACTGTGAGGCAAATTTTCCGGCTAAAAAACAAATCAGTGATTTAGATGTTCCCTTACCGATAGGTATGGAAGATGAGGAATATTTACAGACTTTAGCTGATTATTTACCGGATATATTATCTCAAGTGAAACCCGATTTAGTTTTTTATGATGCAGGGGTTGACCCCCATTGTGAGGATCGATTAGGAAAATTAGCTTTAACGGATACGGGACTTTGGCGACGAGAAATGCAAGTTTTAAGCACTTGTGTTAGTCTAGGTTATCCGGTTGCTGGAATCATAGGTGGGGGCTATTCTGATGATTTAGAAGCATTAGTTTATCGCCATTCTTTACTGCATCGTGCTGCTTCTCAAGTTTATCATCAATATCGGCTTTAA